The sequence CTGACGAAGTGCTTGCTTCCTTAAAAGAAGCAAAATCGGGCATCTCATTTTCGCAAGAATATGCGGATCTAGGATTTAGGGCGCAAGCCTTTGGTATGCCCACTGTTGATATTGAAGCATTGGTTGATAGGCGCGCCATGCGCTTTCATGGCCGCGGCACCGCATGGAACCACATCGCTATGGATCAAGCCATTGCTGATGCGGGCTTAAGCCCTCTTGAAGTATCTAACGAACGCACCGGCATTATTATGGGCTCTGGTGGTCCTTCCACTCGTACAATTGTGGATTCAGCTGATATTGCCCGCGAAAAAGGCCCTAAACGCGTAGGCCCTTTTGCCGTTCCCAAAGCCATGAGCTCAACCGCTTCAGCAACACTCGCCACATTTTTCAAGATTAAAGGCGTTAATTATAGTATTTCATCTGCTTGTGCGACATCAAACCATTGTATCGGCAATGCTTTTGAAACCATTCAATACGGCAAGCAAGACCGCGTTTTTGCCGGTGGTTGTGAAGATTTGGATTGGACGCTGTCGGTATTATTTGACGCCATGGGTGCCATGTCCTCAAAATATAATGATACACCATCACGTGCTTCGCGCTCTTATGATGCTAATCGTGACGGTTTTGTCATTGCTGGTGGTGCTGGCGTCTTGGTTCTTGAAGAGCTTGAAATCGCTAAGGCGCGCGGCGCGAAAATCTATGGCGAAATCATCGGCTATGGCGCAACCTCTGATGGTCATGACATGGTGGCTCCATCAGGTGAAGGCGCTGAGCGTTGCATGCGTATGGCTCTTGCCAATGTCAATAATCCAATTGACTACATAAACCCACATGCAACGTCAACACCGGTTGGTGATCCACCAGAAATAGAAGCTATTCGCCGCGTTTTTGGCGGTGCTGATAAGAGCCCACCAATTTCAGCAACCAAATCCTTAACCGGTCACTCACTTGGAGCAGCTGGTGTACAAGAAGCTATTTACACATTGCTGATGATGCAAAATAACTTTATCTGCGAAAGCGCCCATATTGATGAGCTTGACCCACAATTTGCTGATATGCCAATTGTGCGCCAACGTCGCGATAATGTTGAACTTAATACAGTGCTATCCAACACCTTTGGCTTTGGCGGCACCAATGCATCGCTGGTTTTTCAAAAATACCGCTAAGTGCTATTAGCCCATAATAAAGAATTTAAATTGAACAAAACGGTAAATACTAACGAGATCACTATTCAGGTACATGCGACCGGGATAAGATCCATGGTCGATGGAGAATAAAATGCAGGGATTGATGAAGGGTAAGCGCGGCCTGATTATGGGTGTTGCTAATGACCATTCCATCGCCTGGGGGATTGCTTGCGCACTTGCTGATGCGGGTGCTGAATTGGCCTTTACCTATCAAGGTGATGCTTTTGGTAAACGAGTAAAACCGCTTGCTGAAAAGCTAGAATCAAAACTTTTACTGCCCTGTGATGTGGAAGATATTGCATCGGTTGATGCAGTATTTGAAACTTTAGAAAAGGAATGGGGAACCATTGACTTTATCGTTCATGCCATTGGCTTTTCCGATAAATCACAGCTAAAGGGGCGCTATGTCGATGTGACAACACGTGAAAACTTTAGCCGTACTATGGTTATTTCGGCATTTTCCTTTACAGAAGTTGTACAGCGCGCGCAAAAATTAATGCCTAATGGTGGCTCTATCATAACGCTGACCTATGGAGCGTCACAACGCGTCGTGCCAAATTATAATGTGATGGGTGTTGCTAAAGCAGCGCTTGAAACAATGGTACGCTATTGTGCGGCTGATTGCGGCCCACAAAATATTCGCGTTAATGCAATTTCAGCCGGTCCCGTACGCACATTGGCAGGTAATGGAATTGGCGCAGCACGCGCCATTTTCTCCTATCAACGCCGTAATGCGCCACTGCGCAGAACCGTATCAATTGATGAAATTGGTCAATCTGCCCTTTATTTATTGTCAGATATGTCAAGTGGTGTAACCGGTGAAATCCATTATGTCGATTCTGGTTATAATATTTTATCTACACCATCCTTGGAAGAATTGACCCAAAGTGAAGAAGCTTTGGGCGAATAGTACCACATAAATTGACATGAATTTTTATGAAAAGGAAAGGCCTTAAAACCTTTCCTTTTTTTATGCCTAAATAGCTGATACAGGATGCTAATCAATATTGTAATTTTTTTTAAATAACCTACTGCGACTTTTCGCGCGATAAATTATAATAATTCAAACTTGGCGCAGAGAAACGAGCGTGCTAAGGAAAAATAGTATAAAATAGGTCGGCTATTTTGGGTTTTTGACCTAGAAATTTACCCATATTAAAAGACTTTAAATATAATTGAAATTATGTCGATCATGACTTTAACAAAGACAATGATAATTGGATTAGCATTCGCTATAGACCCTATATGAGCAAGCAGACAAGACGCGATTTTTTGTTTTTAGCAACTGGTGTTGCAGGTAGTATCGGTATTGCTGCCGTTGGTTGGCCATTTATTGACCAGATGCGGCCTGATGAAGCAACGCTTGCAGCTGGCTCGATAGAAGTGGATATATCTGGCATTGAAGAAGGCATGTCCATTATCGTTAAATGGCGTGGTCAGCCAGTAGTTATCCGCAATCGCACTCCAAAAGAAATCAAGGAATCGCAAGAAACGCCGCTTGATGCCTTAAAGGATCAAAATGCCCGCAATAATAATATGGAAGCAAGCGCTACAGCGACAGATATAAACCGTAGTGCTGGCGAAGGGCGACAAAACTGGATAATCATGGTGGATTTATGCACCCATCTTGGCTGTGTGCCGCTTGGTCAATCTGGGCGTTATGGCGGATGGTTCTGCCCTTGCCATGGCTCAAGCTACGACACAGCAGGACGAGTGCGCAATGGTCCAGCCAATAAAAATCTTGCTATCCCGACTTATGAGTTTATTTCTGATACCATTGTGCGGATTGGTTAGGCTATGAAAAAATCAAGCTATACCCCCAAAACCAAATTAGGCCAGTTTATGGATGAGCGCTTGCCTGTAATGCGCATGATGCATGATCTAGCCGTCTCTTTTCCTGTACCACGCAATTTGAATTATTTTTACACCTTCGGCGGCATTTTAAGCCTAATGCTCGTTTCGCAAATATTAACCGGCATTGTCATGGCTATGCATTATGTGCCAGATGTGGCTATTGCCTTTGAATCGCGTGAGCGTTTCATGCGTGATGGGCAATTTGGTTGGCTATTTGGTCCTTGGCATGGGGTTGGCGCATCATTTTTCTTTATTGCCGCCTATATCCATCTTGCTCGCGGTCTTTATTATGGTTCGCATAAACGGCCGCGTGAAATTGTTTGGATTTTGGGTGTGCTGATCTATTTTGTGATGATGGCGACTGCCTTTCTTGGCTATGTACTGGTTTGGGGTCAAATGTCGGTTTCAGCTGCAAGCGTCATAACCAATTTTTTCAAAGCAATACCTTTTATTGGAGATTGGCTTTATGAAACCATTTTGGGCGGCTATAGTCTTGGGCAACCAACATTAAACCGTTTTTACGCTTTGCATTATCTTTTTCCGTTTATTTTGCTTTTGTTAGTTTGTCTTCATGTTTGGGCTATCCATGTTGTTGGGCAAAATAACCCAACAGGTGTTGAGGTTCAAAAGCCCGATGAAACTGTACCTTTTACTCCCTTTGCAATGATAAAAGATATTTTTGCGATTAGCGTATTTTTAATATTTTTTGCATGGTTTCTTTTTTATATGCCGGATTATCTTGGCCATCCTGATAATTTCATTGAGGCTGATCCGCTTAAAAGCTCGCCACATATTCAGCCTGAATGGTATTTTTTGCCCTTTTATGCGATGTTGCGCGCCATAACTTTTGACTTTGGCCCAATCAACTCAACCCTTGGCGGCGTTTTAGTGTTATTTGGCTCAGTTGGCGTATTAATATTTGTGCCATGGCTTGATCGCTCTAAAATACGCTCATGTCGCTATCGCCCTATTTTCAAATTGTTCTTTTGGCTATTTATTGCTGATGTCATTATGCTTGGCTGGCTTGGTACGCGATCTGTTGAAGATATTTATATTTTATGGGCGCAAATTGGTACTGCCTATTATTTTGTTTTCTTTTTAATTATTATGCCATTTTTACCGCGTTTTGAAAAAACTTTACCGCTTCCAGCCTCTATCACGGCTGATCTTGCTGTGCGTAAAGAACGGGGGAAAAGCCTATGGTAAAATTATCAATCAAGAAAACTATTACCCTTGCCTTTGCTATTCTTGGCCTATCTCTCAATGCAAGCATAAGTTACAGTTCAGATAATGAAGCCGTCCCTCACTATCCGATAGAGCAACCAGTAAAACAAGAGTGGAGCTTTTCCGGCCCCTTTGGTGTTTATGACAAAAATCAGTTACAACGCGGCTTTAAGGTCTATCAAGAAGTTTGCTCGGTTTGCCATTCTTTAAAATTTGTGTCTTTCCGTCATTTAAAAGGCATTGGCCTTGATGATGAAAAAATTAAAGTATTAGCAGCAGGCTATGAAGTACCTAGCGAACCCGATGAGGAAGGCGAGATTAAAATGCGCCCTGCCCAACCGGTTGATTATTTCCCCAAACCATTCGCCAATGATAAGCTAGCCGCTTTTGCCAATAATGGAGCAGTACCGGCTGATTTGTCGTTAATGGCACGGGCAAGAGCCGTACCTGCCCCCTTCCCCGGCTTTATCGGCGATGTTTTTACCAATTACACCTCTGCCGGTCCTGATTATATTTACGCGCTTCTTACTGGCTATAGCGATGCGCCTAGCGGCCATGAGATTACTGAGGGCACCTATTATAACCCCTATTTTAATGCAAGCGATGCCATCGCCATGTCGCAGCCGCTTTATGATGATAGTGTTGTTTATGAAGATGGCAGCCCACAAACCCTTGATCAATATGCCAAAGATGTTTCAGCTTTTTTGATGTGGGCATCTGACCCGCATATGGAACAACGCAAGAAAACTGGCTTTCGCGTCATTGTCTTTCTAATCATGTTTGCTGGACTTGCCTATTATAGCAAGAGACGTATTTGGGCTGAGAAGAAATAGCGTTTTATTGAATTGGATTGCACATTTATAGCTGATCTTGCTAAATTTGATAACTATGCTTTAACTTGATAAAATGCATTCATAAAGAAACATGTCTAAAATTCTAGTTTTAAAGGGCGGAAAACCGTGAGCGATCATCCTTTTGATTTAAATAATGCCAATTTGACTGAAGTTTTGCGCCCTTCCATTCGCGCAATTCGAGACTATCCAAAGCCCGGCGTTGTCTTTCGTGATATTACGACTCTTTTAGGTGATGCGCGTGCCTTTCGCCTTGCTATGGATGCGATGGTTTATCCATTTGTTGGTACAAAAATTGACAAGGTTGCTGGCATTGAAGCCCGTGGCTTTATTATCGGTGGGGCTATGGCTTACCAATTATCGGCGGGTTTTGTACCTATTCGCAAAAAAGGAAAACTTCCCTTTAATAAAGTGCACATCGCCTATAGTCTTGAATATGGTGTTGATGAAATGGAAATGCACCGCGATGCGATACGCCCCGGTGAAAAAGTGGTTTTGGTTGATGATTTAATCGCCACTGGCGGCACAGCCGTTGCAGCCGTACAGTTATTGCACCAATTGGAGGCGGAAGTGGTAGCAGCTTGTTTTGTTATTGATTTACCAGAGCTTGGCGGCGCAGAAAAATTGCGCAATCTTGGTGTTGATGTCTGCACCTTGATGAGCTTTGATGATGCTTAAATCGAAATTGAATAGTCTATCCCTATCAACAGCACAATTCATCTTATAATTTCATTTGCAATCAAACAAAATAAAAATGGCAATAAAGGTTATAGCTTTATTGCCATTAAAATTGACCATGATGTGGTTTACTTTCAATGCAGCATAATTGGCTTACATTGAAGACAACGTCACCATAGTGTTATAAGTCGTTGTAAGCATTTGCAGCGCTTGAGGTACGCCGCCTTTACGACCATCGCCTTTATTTTTAGCCAACACTTCTTGCACAGTGCGTAGGCTGCCAAGTAATTGGCTTGGGAATACTTCAAACCCCATCAATGCGCTTGGATTTTCGGCGGTGTAATCATCCATATCTTTAACTGCAGTGCCATATTTTTCCATTGCAGCATTAAATTCTTTCATATCGACAATCGGTGTCTCATTGCTTGGCAATAAATCCATAACATGATGCGCACGCAACATGACATTTTGCTTATGCCAAGCGTCTTTTTTGCCTTCTTGCTTTTCAATCTGGTCTAATAGCGCAAGGTCAAGCTTATCCTTTTCAACATTCAATGCCTTTTCAAAATCACTCAAGGTTTGTGTATAAAGAGGATCTAGCTCAGCAATTACCTTGTGATATTCTTTACCGCCAGCCATTTTATCTGACTTATAATCTTGGCGCTCATAATATTTATAGGCTTTGTTAAGAACAGGCGCTAATTTTTCATAAACCTCGATATAAGCTGCAACGGCTTTATCAAGTTCAGGCATTGCAGGTTCTGCATCAATCTTAGCACGCGCAGACTCGATGAGGCTCTTCACATCATAGGTTGGATAATTACCATAAATATGACGCTCTTTCCCCGTAGGCCCAACTTTCATATCAACCCAACTTTTGTAAAAATTAAGCGATTCATTGGCACGCAAAGTGCGGTTAAGCAACGAAACATAGGCATTTGTTTTGGCAACTCCTGCGCGGTCAACACCCTCACTTGCTTCTTCTTGCGTTTGTGCAAAAACGCTACCGACAAAGCTACAGCTTAATGCGCCAGTAAAACACAAAGCGACAAAAACTTGGCGTATAAATTTCTTCATATTTAGGTCCTATGCTCAATTGTTACTTCAAAAAAAATTTAGATTACGTCAGTTAGTATTAAATATTTTTATAATAAAATATCAATAGAAAATGGTAAGCCATAAAATTTACCCACGATTTTATACAAATTGCAAATTTTTATACAACTTCAATACTATTTATATTGATCAGTAATATTATTTATAGCTAATATAAATTGATCTATCTCACGATTTGTAGTATAGAGTGCAGGTGCAACGCGGATACAATCCCCCTTAGCAACACCGCCGCGCCGCACGGTTAAAACTGAAAATTCATCCCGCAATTGCTTAACAATTGCATTATTATCTTCCTTGGATGTTTTTCCTTTGATGCGAAACGAAGTGATACCACCATAAAGGCGCGGATCATTGGGGGTTAAAATTTCTATGAACTTATTTTCCTGTAAAGCATCGACCCAGCGATTTCGCATCTTTTGCAAATGCGCTTGCTTTTTTACGACACCAATTTTTTTATGAAGATCAACAGCTGTCGGTACAGTTAATATAGTTGCAAAATTCAGCGTGCCGGTGTGAATACGAGATCTGATATTGTCACTTGGCCAATCACCATCCGCAAGATGAGTATCAATTGCATCTAATCGTGAGCGGCGTACATAGAAAAATCCTACCCCAACCGGGCTACCAATCCATTTATGTAAATTACAGCCAACAAAATCAGCACCAAGATCATCAATATTAAAATTAAGTTGTCCCCATGAGTGAGCAGCATCAACAATGACATCAACATTTTTGGCCCTTGCCATCTCAACGATTTCCCGAACGGGCATAACAAGACCTGTACGATGAGATAAATGGGTTAATAGTAATAGCTTTGCCTTGGGGCTATTTTCCAAAATATTTCTATAGGTATCAAGAATTAACTCATAGCTTGCAGGTTCTGGAATAGCAAAGCGCTTAACACTAACGCCGCGCCTTTGCTGAAGCCAATTAAAAGCATATTGCATAGAGTCATAATCAAGGTCGCTATAAAGTACTTCGTCGCCTGGCTCTAACTTATTATAGCCTGAAATTAAAATTTGCAGCGCCTCTGTTGCGCCGCGTGTGAAAGCAATTTCATCATCGCCAACCCCAGCCAGTTCCGCTACCGATTGTAATGATGCTTTCATATCTGCACCAAAACTTGAGCGAGCATAGATTGTATTTTGAAAATTAACGCGTTTTGTTTCTTCAATAAAGCGTTCAAGCACTGGCTTTGCCATAATGCCCCAATAGGCATTTTCCAAATTGGCAAGTGAACGATCTACGTCATAAAGATCAACCCAATTTTGTGCTGAAGAAGAACTACTACTTTCGGGAATATTTGGCTTATTTTGTGCAAAACTTACCTTTGAAACAAGGCTACTTGCTAAAGTTGAACCAAGAACTGATCCAATTAAAAATTGCCGTCTTTTTAATGTCATTGCTGCCTCTTTATCTTGCATATTTAAGCCAGCTGCAATGAAAAGATGCAAAAAGGCTTAGTGCTATTTGATAAAAGGCAGTGCCATTGTTTTATGTCATTGGCATTAAAGACTTATGACCTTTATTTGACAATACAACACGCCTTTGATTTCATCAAAGGCGTGTTGATTGAAAGTATTTAAGTATTATGGCGGAACAGCATGACATCGCCGTCCTGTACCACATATTCCTTACCCTCATCACGCGCTTTACCGGCTTCTTTTGCTGGTACTTCACCACCAAGGGTTACATAATCATTAAAGGCAATGGTTTGCGCACGAATGAAGCCGCGTTCAAAATCACTATGGATAACACCAGCTGCTTGCGGTGCTTTAGTACCGCGTTTAATTGTCCAAGCACGAGTTTCTTTTGGGCCACAAGTAAAATAGGTGATGAGATCCAGTAGATGATAACCAGCACGGATAAGGCGATCAAGCCCTGGCTCGGTCAAGCCCATAGCATCCAAATATTCACCAGCTTCTTCATCAGGCAATTGGGCAACTTCTGCTTCAATCGCCGCAGAAATAATCACCGATTCCGCCCCTTGCTCCTTAGCCATTTCATCAACGGCTTTAGAAAACTCATTACCTGTCGCCGCATCGCTTTCTGCAACATTGCAGACATAAAGCACTGGTTTTGAAGTTAAAAGATTAAGGCCATCAAGAATTGCGCGATCATCAGCAGCAATACCCTTCAAGAGCAAGCGAACAGGTTTACCCTCTTGTAAAAGCGTTAATGCTTCTTCCATCATAGGCAAAACACTTAATGCTTCTTTATCTTTGCTTGCTGCTTTTTTGCGCATTGCCGCGACACGGCGCTCTAGGCTTTCAAGATCGGAAAGCATCA comes from Bartonella sp. HY038 and encodes:
- the fabB gene encoding beta-ketoacyl-ACP synthase I; amino-acid sequence: MRRVVVTGMGIVSSIGNNPDEVLASLKEAKSGISFSQEYADLGFRAQAFGMPTVDIEALVDRRAMRFHGRGTAWNHIAMDQAIADAGLSPLEVSNERTGIIMGSGGPSTRTIVDSADIAREKGPKRVGPFAVPKAMSSTASATLATFFKIKGVNYSISSACATSNHCIGNAFETIQYGKQDRVFAGGCEDLDWTLSVLFDAMGAMSSKYNDTPSRASRSYDANRDGFVIAGGAGVLVLEELEIAKARGAKIYGEIIGYGATSDGHDMVAPSGEGAERCMRMALANVNNPIDYINPHATSTPVGDPPEIEAIRRVFGGADKSPPISATKSLTGHSLGAAGVQEAIYTLLMMQNNFICESAHIDELDPQFADMPIVRQRRDNVELNTVLSNTFGFGGTNASLVFQKYR
- the fabI gene encoding enoyl-ACP reductase FabI — encoded protein: MQGLMKGKRGLIMGVANDHSIAWGIACALADAGAELAFTYQGDAFGKRVKPLAEKLESKLLLPCDVEDIASVDAVFETLEKEWGTIDFIVHAIGFSDKSQLKGRYVDVTTRENFSRTMVISAFSFTEVVQRAQKLMPNGGSIITLTYGASQRVVPNYNVMGVAKAALETMVRYCAADCGPQNIRVNAISAGPVRTLAGNGIGAARAIFSYQRRNAPLRRTVSIDEIGQSALYLLSDMSSGVTGEIHYVDSGYNILSTPSLEELTQSEEALGE
- the petA gene encoding ubiquinol-cytochrome c reductase iron-sulfur subunit — protein: MSKQTRRDFLFLATGVAGSIGIAAVGWPFIDQMRPDEATLAAGSIEVDISGIEEGMSIIVKWRGQPVVIRNRTPKEIKESQETPLDALKDQNARNNNMEASATATDINRSAGEGRQNWIIMVDLCTHLGCVPLGQSGRYGGWFCPCHGSSYDTAGRVRNGPANKNLAIPTYEFISDTIVRIG
- a CDS encoding cytochrome b N-terminal domain-containing protein, which encodes MKKSSYTPKTKLGQFMDERLPVMRMMHDLAVSFPVPRNLNYFYTFGGILSLMLVSQILTGIVMAMHYVPDVAIAFESRERFMRDGQFGWLFGPWHGVGASFFFIAAYIHLARGLYYGSHKRPREIVWILGVLIYFVMMATAFLGYVLVWGQMSVSAASVITNFFKAIPFIGDWLYETILGGYSLGQPTLNRFYALHYLFPFILLLLVCLHVWAIHVVGQNNPTGVEVQKPDETVPFTPFAMIKDIFAISVFLIFFAWFLFYMPDYLGHPDNFIEADPLKSSPHIQPEWYFLPFYAMLRAITFDFGPINSTLGGVLVLFGSVGVLIFVPWLDRSKIRSCRYRPIFKLFFWLFIADVIMLGWLGTRSVEDIYILWAQIGTAYYFVFFLIIMPFLPRFEKTLPLPASITADLAVRKERGKSLW
- a CDS encoding cytochrome c1, translating into MVKLSIKKTITLAFAILGLSLNASISYSSDNEAVPHYPIEQPVKQEWSFSGPFGVYDKNQLQRGFKVYQEVCSVCHSLKFVSFRHLKGIGLDDEKIKVLAAGYEVPSEPDEEGEIKMRPAQPVDYFPKPFANDKLAAFANNGAVPADLSLMARARAVPAPFPGFIGDVFTNYTSAGPDYIYALLTGYSDAPSGHEITEGTYYNPYFNASDAIAMSQPLYDDSVVYEDGSPQTLDQYAKDVSAFLMWASDPHMEQRKKTGFRVIVFLIMFAGLAYYSKRRIWAEKK
- a CDS encoding adenine phosphoribosyltransferase; its protein translation is MSDHPFDLNNANLTEVLRPSIRAIRDYPKPGVVFRDITTLLGDARAFRLAMDAMVYPFVGTKIDKVAGIEARGFIIGGAMAYQLSAGFVPIRKKGKLPFNKVHIAYSLEYGVDEMEMHRDAIRPGEKVVLVDDLIATGGTAVAAVQLLHQLEAEVVAACFVIDLPELGGAEKLRNLGVDVCTLMSFDDA
- a CDS encoding YiiG family protein, translating into MKKFIRQVFVALCFTGALSCSFVGSVFAQTQEEASEGVDRAGVAKTNAYVSLLNRTLRANESLNFYKSWVDMKVGPTGKERHIYGNYPTYDVKSLIESARAKIDAEPAMPELDKAVAAYIEVYEKLAPVLNKAYKYYERQDYKSDKMAGGKEYHKVIAELDPLYTQTLSDFEKALNVEKDKLDLALLDQIEKQEGKKDAWHKQNVMLRAHHVMDLLPSNETPIVDMKEFNAAMEKYGTAVKDMDDYTAENPSALMGFEVFPSQLLGSLRTVQEVLAKNKGDGRKGGVPQALQMLTTTYNTMVTLSSM
- a CDS encoding aminotransferase class V-fold PLP-dependent enzyme; translated protein: MQDKEAAMTLKRRQFLIGSVLGSTLASSLVSKVSFAQNKPNIPESSSSSSAQNWVDLYDVDRSLANLENAYWGIMAKPVLERFIEETKRVNFQNTIYARSSFGADMKASLQSVAELAGVGDDEIAFTRGATEALQILISGYNKLEPGDEVLYSDLDYDSMQYAFNWLQQRRGVSVKRFAIPEPASYELILDTYRNILENSPKAKLLLLTHLSHRTGLVMPVREIVEMARAKNVDVIVDAAHSWGQLNFNIDDLGADFVGCNLHKWIGSPVGVGFFYVRRSRLDAIDTHLADGDWPSDNIRSRIHTGTLNFATILTVPTAVDLHKKIGVVKKQAHLQKMRNRWVDALQENKFIEILTPNDPRLYGGITSFRIKGKTSKEDNNAIVKQLRDEFSVLTVRRGGVAKGDCIRVAPALYTTNREIDQFILAINNITDQYK
- the ychF gene encoding redox-regulated ATPase YchF yields the protein MGFKCGIVGLPNVGKSTLFNALTKTAAAQAANYPFCTIEPNTGEVAVPDPRMRQIAAIAGSKEIIPTRINFVDIAGLVRGASKGEGLGNQFLANIREVDAIVHVLRCFEDDDITHVEGRIDPVSDAATVETELMLSDLESLERRVAAMRKKAASKDKEALSVLPMMEEALTLLQEGKPVRLLLKGIAADDRAILDGLNLLTSKPVLYVCNVAESDAATGNEFSKAVDEMAKEQGAESVIISAAIEAEVAQLPDEEAGEYLDAMGLTEPGLDRLIRAGYHLLDLITYFTCGPKETRAWTIKRGTKAPQAAGVIHSDFERGFIRAQTIAFNDYVTLGGEVPAKEAGKARDEGKEYVVQDGDVMLFRHNT